One Serinicoccus chungangensis genomic window carries:
- a CDS encoding peroxiredoxin — protein sequence MSAARPAPLEVGRRAPDLALLDQAGERHTLSGAVADRHALLVFYPFAFSSICTGELLEIQLNIDEFVNDRVQVLGVSCDPAPTLRAWAAHEGYRFPLLSDFWPHGQVARDYGVFDEESGMAVRGTFLVDPDMRVRWSLVHGPGEARQIGALHEAVRDLQQ from the coding sequence GTGAGCGCTGCCCGACCCGCACCGCTGGAGGTGGGTCGGCGCGCTCCCGACCTCGCGCTCCTGGACCAGGCGGGGGAGCGGCACACCCTCTCCGGCGCCGTGGCCGACCGGCACGCCCTGCTCGTCTTCTACCCCTTCGCCTTCTCCTCGATCTGCACCGGGGAGCTGCTGGAGATCCAGCTCAACATCGACGAGTTCGTCAACGACCGGGTCCAGGTCCTCGGGGTGTCCTGCGACCCCGCACCGACGCTGCGGGCGTGGGCGGCCCACGAGGGCTACCGCTTCCCGCTGCTGTCCGACTTCTGGCCGCACGGCCAGGTGGCGCGCGACTACGGCGTCTTCGACGAGGAGTCCGGTATGGCGGTGCGCGGCACCTTCCTCGTCGACCCCGACATGCGGGTGCGCTGGTCGCTCGTGCACGGACCGGGCGAGGCGCGGCAGATCGGTGCGCTGCACGAGGCGGTACGCGACCTGCAACAATGA
- a CDS encoding DUF3052 family protein codes for MDGQKRTEQQDVTDDAQGEAPLAGMVRKLGLRQGQIVVEYGYDEDVEEAVREAAAAVSGAPLEADDYDGVVDVVLLWWRDGEGDLADELMDALTTMEEGGCIVLLTPGAGREDRVPAADVQDACTTCSMTASGAVNLGEWLGQRLVGRK; via the coding sequence ATGGACGGGCAGAAGAGGACGGAGCAGCAGGACGTGACCGACGACGCGCAGGGGGAGGCACCCCTCGCGGGAATGGTGCGCAAACTGGGGCTGCGCCAGGGACAGATCGTCGTCGAGTACGGCTACGACGAGGACGTCGAGGAGGCCGTGCGCGAGGCCGCCGCCGCGGTGAGCGGGGCGCCCCTGGAGGCGGACGACTACGACGGCGTCGTCGACGTCGTGCTGCTGTGGTGGCGGGACGGCGAGGGCGACCTGGCGGACGAGCTCATGGACGCCCTGACGACCATGGAGGAGGGCGGCTGCATCGTGCTGCTCACCCCCGGCGCCGGCCGCGAGGACCGGGTGCCCGCCGCGGACGTGCAGGACGCCTGCACGACCTGCTCGATGACCGCCTCCGGCGCGGTCAACCTCGGGGAGTGGCTGGGCCAGCGCCTGGTGGGGCGCAAGTGA
- the aceE gene encoding pyruvate dehydrogenase (acetyl-transferring), homodimeric type, giving the protein MAQERSTGPILNGLPSQVPDTDPEETQEWLESLDSAISTGGRQRARYLMLRMLERARDNQVGIPSLTTTDYINTISPEQEPWFPGDEDMERRYRAWIRWNAAVMVHRAQHPDIAVGGHISTYASQATLTEVGFNHFWRGRDHEGGGDQVFFQGHASPGIYARAYLEGRLSETELDGFRQEKSKGLQDDVTAVPSYPHPRSMPDFWQFPTVSMGIGPMNAIYQASFNKYLHNRGLKDTSQQHVWAFLGDGEMDEPESRGLLQVAANEELDNLTFVVNCNLQRLDGPVRGNGKIVQELESFFRGAGWNVVKVLWGRGWDDLISQDTSGALVNLFNTTPDGDFQTFRANDGAWIRDHFFGRDPRTKELVKDWSDDDIWWKLKRGGHDYRKVFAAYQAAMNHTGQPTVILAHTIKGYSLGKSFAGRNATHQMKKLTLDDLKAFRDSLQIPISDEQLEADPYAPPYFHPGEDDPAIQYLKERRRTLGGYLPKRQPGGTSLKLPDTKVYDVAKKGSGKQGVATTMALVRIFKEWMRDKEFGKHVVPIIPDEARTFGMDSFFPTAKIYNVHGQNYTSVDADLMLAYKESEQGQILHVGINEAGSVGAFSAAGTSYDTHQVPMVPFYIFYSMFGFQRTGDSIWAAADQLARGFMIGATAGRTTLAGEGLQHADGHSPLLASTNPAVVAYDPAYAYEMAHILPRALERMYGEDPENVIYYLTVYNEPMRQPAQPDDVDAEGILQGMHRIATGEQQDGKHVRLLASGVGVPWALEAADLLREDWGVSSDVWSVTSWSELRREAMACDTDAFLHPEQERRVPYVTRRLSEGDGPIVATSDYMRAVQDQIAPWVPEDYYALGADGFGFADTRPAARRFFHIDGPSMAVKALQMLADRGELDPQVPRDAAEKYRLLDVTAGTSGTTGGDA; this is encoded by the coding sequence ATGGCCCAGGAGCGCTCCACCGGCCCCATCCTGAACGGTCTGCCGAGCCAGGTCCCCGACACGGACCCCGAGGAGACGCAGGAGTGGCTGGAATCGCTGGACTCCGCGATCAGCACCGGCGGGCGTCAGCGCGCCCGGTACCTCATGCTGCGCATGCTGGAGCGGGCCAGGGACAACCAGGTCGGCATCCCGTCGCTGACGACCACCGACTACATCAACACCATCTCGCCCGAGCAGGAGCCGTGGTTCCCCGGTGACGAGGACATGGAGCGCCGCTACCGAGCCTGGATCCGGTGGAACGCCGCGGTCATGGTGCACCGCGCGCAGCACCCGGACATCGCGGTCGGCGGGCACATCTCGACGTATGCCTCGCAGGCCACCCTCACCGAGGTCGGCTTCAACCACTTCTGGCGCGGTCGTGACCACGAGGGCGGTGGCGACCAGGTCTTCTTCCAGGGCCACGCCTCCCCGGGGATCTACGCCCGGGCCTACCTCGAGGGCCGGTTGAGCGAGACCGAGCTCGACGGCTTCCGGCAGGAGAAGAGCAAGGGCCTCCAGGACGACGTCACGGCCGTCCCGTCCTACCCGCACCCCCGGTCGATGCCGGACTTCTGGCAGTTCCCGACCGTGTCGATGGGCATCGGGCCGATGAACGCCATCTACCAGGCGTCGTTCAACAAGTACCTCCACAACCGCGGTCTCAAGGACACCAGCCAGCAGCACGTGTGGGCCTTCCTCGGCGACGGCGAGATGGACGAGCCGGAGTCGCGGGGCCTGCTGCAGGTGGCGGCCAACGAGGAGCTCGACAACCTCACCTTCGTCGTCAACTGCAACCTGCAGCGCCTGGACGGCCCGGTGCGCGGCAACGGCAAGATCGTCCAGGAGCTGGAGAGCTTCTTCCGCGGCGCGGGGTGGAACGTCGTCAAGGTCCTGTGGGGCCGCGGCTGGGACGACCTCATCTCCCAGGACACCTCCGGCGCCCTGGTGAACCTCTTCAACACCACCCCGGACGGGGACTTCCAGACCTTCCGCGCCAACGACGGCGCGTGGATCCGTGACCACTTCTTCGGGCGCGACCCGCGCACCAAGGAGCTGGTGAAGGACTGGAGCGACGACGACATCTGGTGGAAGCTCAAGCGCGGCGGGCACGACTACCGCAAGGTGTTCGCGGCGTACCAGGCCGCGATGAACCACACGGGCCAGCCGACGGTGATCCTGGCGCACACCATCAAGGGCTACTCCCTCGGCAAGAGCTTCGCCGGGCGCAACGCGACCCACCAGATGAAGAAGCTCACGCTGGACGACCTCAAGGCGTTCCGCGACAGCCTGCAGATCCCCATCTCGGACGAGCAGCTCGAGGCCGACCCCTACGCCCCGCCGTACTTCCACCCGGGCGAGGACGACCCGGCGATCCAGTACCTCAAGGAGCGCCGACGCACGCTGGGGGGCTACCTGCCCAAGCGCCAGCCGGGCGGCACCTCGCTGAAGCTGCCGGACACCAAGGTCTACGACGTGGCCAAGAAGGGCTCCGGCAAGCAGGGGGTCGCCACCACGATGGCCCTGGTGCGCATCTTCAAGGAGTGGATGCGCGACAAGGAGTTCGGCAAGCACGTCGTGCCGATCATCCCGGACGAGGCCCGGACCTTCGGCATGGACAGCTTCTTCCCCACGGCGAAGATCTACAACGTCCACGGGCAGAACTACACCTCGGTCGACGCCGACCTCATGCTGGCCTACAAGGAGTCCGAGCAGGGTCAGATCCTGCACGTCGGGATCAACGAGGCCGGCTCGGTCGGTGCGTTCAGCGCCGCCGGCACGTCCTACGACACCCACCAGGTGCCGATGGTGCCGTTCTACATCTTCTACTCGATGTTCGGCTTCCAGCGCACCGGTGACAGCATCTGGGCCGCGGCGGACCAGCTCGCCCGCGGTTTCATGATCGGCGCGACGGCCGGGCGCACGACGCTCGCCGGTGAGGGCCTGCAGCACGCCGACGGGCACTCCCCCCTGCTCGCCTCGACCAACCCGGCGGTCGTCGCCTACGACCCGGCGTACGCCTACGAGATGGCGCACATCCTGCCGCGCGCCCTGGAGCGGATGTACGGCGAGGACCCGGAGAACGTCATCTACTACCTCACCGTCTACAACGAGCCGATGCGCCAGCCCGCGCAGCCGGACGACGTCGACGCCGAGGGGATCCTCCAGGGGATGCACCGGATCGCCACCGGCGAGCAGCAGGACGGCAAGCACGTGCGCCTGCTCGCCTCGGGGGTCGGGGTGCCGTGGGCGCTCGAGGCGGCCGACCTCCTGCGGGAGGACTGGGGCGTCAGCTCGGACGTGTGGTCGGTGACGTCGTGGTCGGAGCTGCGCCGCGAGGCGATGGCGTGCGACACCGACGCCTTCCTGCACCCCGAGCAGGAGCGCCGGGTGCCCTACGTCACTCGCCGCCTCTCCGAGGGCGACGGGCCCATCGTGGCCACGAGCGACTACATGCGCGCCGTCCAGGACCAGATCGCCCCCTGGGTCCCGGAGGACTACTACGCCCTGGGTGCGGACGGCTTCGGCTTCGCGGACACCCGCCCGGCCGCGCGCCGCTTCTTCCACATCGACGGCCCGTCGATGGCGGTCAAGGCCCTGCAGATGCTGGCCGACCGCGGTGAGCTGGACCCGCAGGTGCCGCGGGACGCGGCGGAGAAGTACCGCCTGCTCGACGTCACCGCCGGCACGTCCGGCACGACCGGCGGGGACGCCTGA
- a CDS encoding glycerophosphodiester phosphodiesterase family protein: MPTASPLVLAHRGASGRLPEHTLAAYELAARQGADYLELDLVATRDGTLVARHENDISGTTDVADHPALAGRRRREVVDGTPVEGVFTEDLDLDELRTLRARERLPHLRGTDRDGRWPVPTFPEIIALRAALSEELGRELGLYVELKHPTHFSGLGLPLEERMLADLEAAGLVSRDAPVFVQCFEPGSLRRLREELGCPLRHVLLATAHEDVPADLRAAAQPRTYAELLSPAGLETLAGVVDGVGPRKQMVLPWAPDGTLGEPTSLVGDAHAAGMVVHAWTFRAENPFLPPSLRRGRDADAEQGAGRGDDPEPAAHGDLAAEVRAHLAAGVDGIFTDHPDLVVQALREGTPEVG; the protein is encoded by the coding sequence ATGCCGACCGCCTCCCCGCTCGTCCTCGCCCACCGCGGAGCCTCCGGGCGGCTGCCCGAGCACACCCTGGCCGCCTACGAGCTCGCGGCGCGCCAGGGCGCCGACTACCTCGAGCTCGACCTCGTGGCGACCAGGGACGGCACCCTGGTGGCCCGGCACGAGAACGACATCTCGGGGACGACCGACGTGGCCGACCACCCCGCCCTCGCCGGGCGGCGGCGCCGGGAGGTGGTCGACGGCACCCCGGTGGAGGGGGTCTTCACCGAGGACCTCGACCTCGACGAGCTGCGGACCCTGCGCGCGCGGGAGCGGCTGCCGCACCTGCGGGGGACCGACCGGGACGGGCGGTGGCCCGTCCCGACCTTCCCCGAGATCATCGCGCTGCGGGCGGCGCTCAGCGAGGAGCTGGGGCGCGAGCTGGGGCTCTACGTCGAGCTCAAGCACCCCACCCACTTCTCCGGGCTGGGGCTGCCGCTGGAGGAGCGGATGCTCGCCGACCTGGAGGCCGCGGGACTGGTGTCCCGGGACGCGCCGGTCTTCGTCCAGTGCTTCGAGCCGGGCAGCCTGCGGCGGCTGCGCGAGGAGCTGGGCTGCCCGCTGCGCCACGTGCTGCTGGCGACCGCGCACGAGGACGTGCCCGCCGACCTGCGGGCCGCCGCGCAGCCGCGGACCTACGCCGAGCTGCTCTCGCCCGCGGGGCTCGAGACCCTGGCGGGCGTCGTCGACGGGGTCGGTCCGCGCAAGCAGATGGTGCTGCCGTGGGCGCCGGACGGGACCCTGGGGGAGCCGACGTCGCTGGTGGGGGACGCGCACGCGGCCGGCATGGTCGTGCACGCCTGGACCTTCCGGGCGGAGAACCCGTTCCTGCCACCGTCCTTGCGCCGTGGTCGCGACGCGGACGCGGAGCAGGGCGCCGGCCGCGGCGACGACCCGGAGCCGGCGGCCCACGGGGACCTCGCGGCGGAGGTGCGGGCCCACCTGGCGGCCGGGGTGGACGGCATCTTCACCGACCACCCCGACCTCGTGGTGCAGGCCCTGCGCGAGGGCACGCCCGAGGTGGGCTGA
- a CDS encoding PucR family transcriptional regulator, with translation MPDRDLSRHAADLAGRAAARMEAEHAWFRELGAADRAWVRLVAQAGIGALLTWYAAGARPGPPPGQIFAAAPPSLAATITLRQTLDLTRTAIATVEEAVPELVEGPETPALREAVLRYSRDLAFAAADVYARSADHRGGWDSRLETLVVHAVVRGEANDAMASRAAELGWEGVTDVTVVAGLLPEGDQTTAVEALRTAARTLGRSALGAAHDRRLVCVLGGSTDPLGDAGALADCFGEGPVVVGPRVPHLFAAGRSARAALSGVDAAPAWGDAPRPVAADELLAERSLLGEGPARRMLVDRVYAPLREHPSALLDTVQAYLDHGMVLEATARLLFLHPNTVRYRLRRVSEVVGLDPHDARDAWVLQVALALGRMGTGPRLWRGSR, from the coding sequence GTGCCCGACCGCGACCTCTCCCGCCACGCCGCCGACCTGGCGGGACGGGCGGCCGCGCGGATGGAGGCCGAGCACGCGTGGTTCCGCGAGCTGGGGGCCGCCGACCGCGCCTGGGTGCGGCTCGTCGCGCAGGCGGGCATCGGTGCCCTGCTGACCTGGTATGCCGCGGGCGCCCGCCCGGGACCCCCGCCCGGGCAGATCTTCGCGGCGGCACCCCCGAGCCTGGCGGCGACGATCACCCTGCGCCAGACCCTGGACCTCACCCGGACGGCGATCGCCACGGTCGAGGAGGCGGTGCCCGAGCTGGTCGAGGGGCCCGAGACGCCGGCCCTGCGGGAGGCGGTGCTGCGCTACTCCCGGGACCTCGCCTTCGCGGCCGCCGACGTCTACGCCCGGTCGGCCGACCACCGCGGCGGCTGGGACAGCCGGTTGGAGACCCTCGTCGTCCACGCCGTCGTCCGGGGGGAGGCCAACGACGCGATGGCCTCCCGCGCCGCCGAGCTCGGGTGGGAGGGGGTGACCGACGTGACCGTGGTGGCCGGACTGCTGCCCGAGGGGGACCAGACCACGGCCGTGGAGGCGCTGCGGACCGCAGCCCGCACCCTGGGCCGCTCCGCGCTCGGGGCCGCGCACGACCGACGCCTGGTCTGCGTCCTCGGGGGCAGCACCGACCCGCTCGGCGACGCCGGGGCCCTGGCCGACTGCTTCGGCGAGGGGCCGGTGGTCGTCGGGCCGCGGGTGCCCCACCTCTTCGCGGCCGGGCGGTCCGCCCGGGCCGCGCTCTCCGGGGTGGACGCCGCGCCGGCCTGGGGCGACGCACCCCGGCCGGTGGCCGCCGACGAGCTCCTGGCCGAGCGCTCGCTGCTGGGCGAGGGACCGGCCCGCCGGATGCTGGTGGACCGCGTCTACGCCCCGCTGCGCGAGCACCCCTCCGCGCTGCTGGACACCGTGCAGGCCTACCTCGACCACGGGATGGTCCTCGAGGCGACCGCGCGGCTGCTCTTCCTGCACCCCAACACCGTGCGCTACCGCCTGCGGCGGGTCAGCGAGGTCGTCGGGCTGGACCCGCACGACGCGCGCGACGCCTGGGTGCTGCAGGTGGCGCTGGCCCTGGGCCGGATGGGGACCGGGCCGCGCCTGTGGCGCGGGAGCCGCTGA
- a CDS encoding ACP S-malonyltransferase has protein sequence MLVIVAPGQGSQTPGFLAPWLEEPAVRQRLEALAAAASLDLVTHGTTSDAETIKDTAVAQPLIVGSGLATLPLLLDQETVPQHVSATAGHSVGEVTAAAVAGVLAPDEAMGFVRERGLGMAEAAALTPTGMSAVVGGDPTEVAEALERHGLTPANMNGAGQVVAAGTMDQLAALEQEPPTRARVLPLPVAGAFHTHHMQPAVDRLTRHAESLAPQDPRVPLLSNADGQVVADGGEVLRRLIAQVAGPVRWDLTMEALLAMGVTGLIELPPAGTLVGLAKRGLRGVETLALKTPDDLDAAARMVREHGAA, from the coding sequence GTGCTCGTCATCGTCGCGCCCGGACAGGGCTCCCAGACCCCTGGTTTCCTCGCCCCCTGGCTCGAGGAGCCGGCCGTGCGGCAGCGGCTCGAGGCGCTGGCCGCAGCCGCGTCGCTCGACCTGGTCACCCACGGCACCACCTCGGACGCCGAGACCATCAAGGACACCGCCGTCGCGCAGCCGCTCATCGTCGGCTCCGGCCTGGCGACGCTGCCGCTGCTGCTCGACCAGGAGACGGTGCCGCAGCACGTGTCGGCCACCGCGGGGCACTCCGTGGGCGAGGTCACCGCCGCCGCCGTCGCCGGGGTGCTCGCGCCGGACGAGGCGATGGGCTTCGTCCGCGAGCGCGGGCTCGGCATGGCCGAGGCGGCCGCGCTCACCCCGACCGGCATGTCGGCCGTCGTGGGCGGTGACCCGACCGAGGTCGCCGAGGCCCTGGAGCGGCACGGCCTCACCCCGGCCAACATGAACGGCGCGGGGCAGGTCGTGGCGGCCGGGACGATGGACCAGCTGGCCGCCCTGGAGCAGGAGCCGCCGACGCGCGCGCGGGTCCTCCCGCTGCCCGTCGCCGGCGCCTTCCACACCCACCACATGCAGCCGGCCGTCGACCGGCTCACCCGACACGCCGAGTCGCTGGCGCCCCAGGACCCGCGGGTCCCGCTGCTGTCCAACGCGGACGGGCAGGTCGTCGCCGACGGCGGCGAGGTCCTGCGGCGGCTCATCGCGCAGGTCGCCGGCCCGGTGCGGTGGGACCTCACGATGGAGGCGCTCCTCGCCATGGGCGTGACCGGGCTCATCGAGCTCCCGCCGGCGGGCACCCTGGTGGGGCTCGCCAAGCGGGGCCTGCGGGGCGTGGAGACCCTGGCGCTGAAGACCCCGGACGACCTGGACGCCGCGGCGCGCATGGTGCGCGAGCACGGCGCCGCCTGA
- a CDS encoding beta-ketoacyl-ACP synthase III yields the protein MSTRPALSAPTTLRHARILGLGAYRPERVVTNEEIIQHIDSSDEWIRQRSGIVTRRFAREDETVVDMAEAASRQALERAGIETGQVDAVIMATVTHPFQTPAAAPVLAHRLGMEDPAAFDISAACAGYCYAIAQANDMIRAGSADTVLVVGVEKLSDFTDKHDRGSAFIFGDGAGAAVVGVADRPGIGPTIWGSLGERADAITQRESWTDLRPAMETSGRAEPLHWPAFTMQGQTVFRWAVFSMAPVARRAVEAAGITPADLDAFVPHQANMRITDAMVKALELPEHVPVARDIAETGNTSAASIPLAMSRMLEEGEAPHGGLALQIGFGAGLVYAAQVVEMP from the coding sequence GTGAGCACGCGACCCGCCCTCTCGGCACCCACCACGCTGCGCCACGCCCGGATCCTGGGCCTGGGGGCCTACCGACCCGAGCGCGTGGTGACCAACGAGGAGATCATCCAGCACATCGACTCCAGCGACGAGTGGATCCGGCAGCGCTCGGGCATCGTCACCCGGCGCTTCGCCCGGGAGGACGAGACGGTCGTCGACATGGCCGAGGCCGCCTCGCGCCAGGCCCTGGAGCGCGCCGGGATCGAGACCGGCCAGGTCGACGCCGTCATCATGGCGACCGTCACGCACCCCTTCCAGACGCCGGCTGCCGCGCCCGTCCTGGCGCACCGTCTCGGCATGGAGGACCCGGCCGCCTTCGACATCTCGGCGGCCTGCGCGGGCTACTGCTACGCCATCGCGCAGGCCAACGACATGATCCGCGCCGGCAGCGCCGACACCGTCCTGGTCGTCGGGGTGGAGAAGCTCTCGGACTTCACCGACAAGCACGACCGCGGGTCGGCCTTCATCTTCGGCGACGGGGCCGGGGCGGCCGTGGTGGGGGTCGCCGACCGGCCCGGCATCGGCCCCACGATCTGGGGCAGCCTGGGCGAGCGCGCCGACGCCATCACCCAGCGCGAGTCCTGGACCGACCTGCGCCCGGCCATGGAGACGAGCGGGCGCGCCGAGCCGCTGCACTGGCCGGCCTTCACCATGCAGGGCCAGACCGTCTTCCGCTGGGCGGTCTTCTCCATGGCCCCGGTCGCGCGCCGGGCCGTCGAGGCCGCCGGCATCACCCCGGCCGACCTGGACGCCTTCGTCCCCCACCAGGCCAACATGCGCATCACGGACGCGATGGTGAAGGCCCTGGAGCTGCCCGAGCACGTGCCGGTCGCGCGCGACATCGCCGAGACGGGCAACACCTCCGCGGCCTCGATCCCGCTGGCGATGAGCCGCATGCTCGAGGAGGGCGAGGCGCCGCACGGCGGCCTGGCCCTGCAGATCGGCTTCGGCGCCGGGCTGGTCTACGCCGCCCAGGTCGTCGAGATGCCCTGA
- a CDS encoding acyl carrier protein, translating into MALSEQEILAGLAEIVNEETGLEAEEVQMDKSFTEDLDIDSLSMMTIVVNAEDKFGVRIPDDEVKNLTHVKDAVSYIANNQG; encoded by the coding sequence ATGGCACTGAGCGAGCAGGAGATCCTCGCGGGTCTGGCCGAGATCGTCAACGAGGAGACCGGGCTGGAGGCGGAGGAGGTCCAGATGGACAAGTCCTTCACCGAGGACCTCGACATCGACTCCCTGTCGATGATGACGATCGTCGTCAACGCCGAGGACAAGTTCGGCGTCCGCATCCCCGACGACGAGGTCAAGAACCTCACCCACGTCAAGGACGCGGTGTCCTACATCGCCAACAACCAGGGCTGA
- the fabF gene encoding beta-ketoacyl-ACP synthase II, whose translation MTDTTQTSRRVVVTGLGATTPVGGTAPETWEAIVAGRSGVRTLEQDWVAEHELPVTFAAPIHTDPLEVLKKVEVRRNDPSGQYALIAAREAWADAGAPEVEPERLGVAIGSGIGGVHTLLSQWDVLKEKGPRRVFPLTVPMLMPNGPAAAVSLDLGARAGAHCPVSACASGAEGMGQALSMIRAGRADVVVAGGTEAAIHPVCIAAFAAMTALSGRNDDPQAASRPYDVDRDGFVMGEGAAVMVLESEEHARARGARIYAYLDGLGMSSDAYHITAGEPEGAGAARAMEEAIADAGLATTDIAHINAHATSTPVGDVAETRAIHRAFGAHTGEIAVTATKSMTGHLLGAAGALEALLTVLALHHRQVPPTLNLDQQDPEIDLDVVTGTARALPEGQLAAVNNAFGFGGVNVALTFTSAS comes from the coding sequence ATGACCGACACCACCCAGACCTCGCGCCGCGTCGTCGTGACCGGCCTCGGCGCCACGACCCCCGTCGGGGGCACGGCGCCGGAGACGTGGGAGGCGATCGTGGCCGGCCGCAGCGGTGTCCGGACCCTGGAGCAGGACTGGGTCGCCGAGCACGAGCTGCCGGTGACCTTCGCCGCGCCGATCCACACCGACCCGCTCGAGGTGCTCAAGAAGGTCGAGGTGCGCCGCAACGACCCCTCGGGGCAGTACGCCCTCATCGCCGCCCGTGAGGCCTGGGCCGACGCCGGGGCACCGGAGGTCGAGCCCGAGCGGCTCGGCGTCGCCATCGGCTCCGGCATCGGCGGGGTCCACACGCTGCTGAGCCAGTGGGACGTCCTCAAGGAGAAGGGGCCGCGCCGCGTCTTCCCCCTGACCGTGCCGATGCTCATGCCCAACGGCCCGGCGGCGGCCGTCTCGCTCGACCTCGGGGCCCGGGCCGGGGCGCACTGCCCGGTCAGCGCCTGCGCCTCGGGCGCCGAGGGGATGGGCCAGGCCCTCAGCATGATCCGGGCCGGCCGCGCCGACGTCGTCGTCGCCGGCGGCACCGAGGCGGCCATCCACCCGGTGTGCATCGCCGCCTTCGCCGCGATGACCGCCCTGTCGGGGCGCAACGACGACCCGCAGGCCGCCTCGCGGCCCTACGACGTGGACCGCGACGGCTTCGTCATGGGTGAGGGCGCCGCCGTCATGGTCCTGGAGTCCGAGGAGCACGCGCGGGCCCGGGGGGCGCGGATCTACGCCTACCTCGACGGGCTCGGCATGTCCTCCGACGCCTACCACATCACCGCCGGTGAGCCCGAGGGCGCCGGGGCCGCCCGGGCCATGGAGGAGGCCATCGCCGACGCCGGCCTCGCCACCACCGACATCGCCCACATCAACGCGCACGCGACCTCCACCCCGGTCGGGGACGTCGCGGAGACGCGGGCGATCCACCGGGCCTTCGGCGCGCACACCGGCGAGATCGCGGTGACCGCGACCAAGTCGATGACCGGTCACCTGCTGGGTGCGGCCGGTGCGCTGGAAGCCCTGCTCACCGTGCTGGCGCTGCACCACCGCCAGGTGCCCCCGACGCTCAACCTGGATCAGCAGGACCCCGAGATCGACCTCGACGTCGTCACCGGCACGGCGCGCGCGCTGCCCGAGGGCCAGCTGGCGGCGGTCAACAACGCCTTCGGGTTCGGCGGCGTCAACGTCGCGCTGACCTTCACCTCGGCCTCCTGA
- a CDS encoding glycosyltransferase, whose product MHILRVANFVSPTSGGIKTALRHWGEHYQEAGHRASLIVPGPGQEIAEESQGLVYRVPATPVPGTGYSLMWSRVGLSRLMDAIAPDVIEVSDRSTTRWMGRWARRRGIGSVMISHENMTGILVRRTPLPERPAHWAADGINRLSAADYDAIVCPSAFAAQEFHRNGLAADVVPLGVDLDTFVPTRDLADGPAPGADRPLRLAHCSRLSPEKNPALSVETVRELVRRGHDVELTVFGAGPMLEDLVRRAQNLPVTFHSYVTDRRELAVELGRADLAISPGPLETFGLAALELLACGIPVVCCDEGALQEVVGDGGVVAASTPTAFADGIEELLRRRSARARARAAAERFSWPVSARRMLDVHERVAAQATAR is encoded by the coding sequence ATGCACATCCTGCGCGTCGCCAACTTCGTCAGCCCGACGTCCGGCGGCATCAAGACCGCGCTGCGCCACTGGGGCGAGCACTACCAGGAGGCCGGCCACCGGGCCTCGCTCATCGTCCCGGGCCCCGGGCAGGAGATCGCCGAGGAGAGCCAGGGGCTGGTCTACCGCGTGCCCGCGACCCCGGTGCCCGGGACCGGCTACTCGCTCATGTGGAGCAGGGTGGGGCTGTCCCGGCTCATGGACGCCATCGCCCCGGACGTCATCGAGGTGTCCGACCGGTCCACGACCCGGTGGATGGGCCGCTGGGCGCGCCGCCGCGGGATCGGGTCGGTGATGATCAGCCACGAGAACATGACCGGCATCCTGGTCCGGCGCACCCCGCTGCCGGAGCGGCCGGCCCACTGGGCCGCGGACGGCATCAACCGGCTGAGCGCCGCCGACTACGACGCCATCGTCTGCCCGAGCGCGTTCGCGGCGCAGGAGTTCCACCGCAACGGCCTGGCCGCGGACGTCGTGCCGTTGGGGGTGGACCTCGACACCTTCGTGCCGACCCGTGACCTCGCCGACGGACCGGCGCCCGGTGCCGACCGCCCCCTGCGCCTCGCGCACTGCAGCCGGCTGTCGCCGGAGAAGAACCCGGCGCTGTCCGTCGAGACCGTGCGCGAGCTCGTCCGGCGCGGGCACGACGTCGAGCTGACGGTCTTCGGGGCGGGACCGATGCTGGAGGACCTCGTGCGCCGGGCCCAGAACCTCCCGGTCACCTTCCACTCCTACGTCACCGACCGCCGCGAGCTCGCGGTCGAGCTCGGTCGCGCCGACCTCGCGATCTCCCCCGGGCCGCTGGAGACCTTCGGGCTGGCGGCGCTGGAGCTGCTGGCGTGCGGCATACCCGTCGTCTGCTGCGACGAGGGAGCGCTGCAGGAGGTCGTCGGGGACGGCGGGGTCGTCGCCGCCTCCACGCCTACGGCGTTCGCCGACGGGATCGAGGAGCTGCTGCGACGACGCTCCGCCCGCGCGCGGGCCCGGGCTGCCGCCGAGCGGTTCAGCTGGCCGGTGAGCGCCCGACGGATGCTCGACGTGCACGAGCGCGTCGCCGCGCAGGCCACCGCACGATGA